A stretch of Saccharomyces cerevisiae S288C chromosome IV, complete sequence DNA encodes these proteins:
- the ADR1 gene encoding DNA-binding transcription factor ADR1 (Carbon source-responsive zinc-finger transcription factor; required for transcription of the glucose-repressed gene ADH2, of peroxisomal protein genes, and of genes required for ethanol, glycerol, and fatty acid utilization): protein MANVEKPNDCSGFPVVDLNSCFSNGFNNEKQEIEMETDDSPILLMSSSASRENSNTFSVIQRTPDGKIITTNNNMNSKINKQLDKLPENLRLNGRTPSGKLRSFVCEVCTRAFARQEHLKRHYRSHTNEKPYPCGLCNRCFTRRDLLIRHAQKIHSGNLGETISHTKKVSRTITKARKNSASSVKFQTPTYGTPDNGNFLNRTTANTRRKASPEANVKRKYLKKLTRRASFSAQSASSYALPDQSSLEQHPKDRVKFSTPELVPLDLKNPELDSSFDLNMNLDLNLNLDSNFNIALNRSDSSGSTMNLDYKLPESANNYTYSSGSPTRAYVGANTNSKNASFNDADLLSSSYWIKAYNDHLFSVSESDETSPMNSELNDTKLIVPDFKSTIHHLKDSRSSSWTVAIDNNSNNNKVSDNQPDFVDFQELLDNDTLGNDLLETTAVLKEFELLHDDSVSATATSNEIDLSHLNLSNSPISPHKLIYKNKEGTNDDMLISFGLDHPSNREDDLDKLCNMTRDVQAIFSQYLKGEESKRSLEDFLSTSNRKEKPDSGNYTFYGLDCLTLSKISRALPASTVNNNQPSHSIESKLFNEPMRNMCIKVLRYYEKFSHDSSESVMDSNPNLLSKELLMPAVSELNEYLDLFKNNFLPHFPIIHPSLLDLDLDSLQRYTNEDGYDDAENAQLFDRLSQGTDKEYDYEHYQILSISKIVCLPLFMATFGSLHKFGYKSQTIELYEMSRRILHSFLETKRRCRSTTVNDSYQNIWLMQSLILSFMFALVADYLEKIDSSLMKRQLSALCSTIRSNCLPTISANSEKSINNNNEPLTFGSPLQYIIFESKIRCTLMAYDFCQFLKCFFHIKFDLSIKEKDVETIYIPDNESKWASESIICNGHVVQKQNFYDFRNFYYSFTYGHLHSIPEFLGSSMIYYEYDLRKGTKSHVFLDRIDTKRLERSLDTSSYGNDNMAATNKNIAILIDDTIILKNNLMSMRFIKQIDRSFTEKVRKGQIAKIYDSFLNSVRLNFLKNYSVEVLCEFLVALNFSIRNISSLYVEEESDCSQRMNSPELPRIHLNNQALSVFNLQGYYYCFILIIKFLLDFEATPNFKLLRIFIELRSLANSILLPTLSRLYPQEFSGFPDVVFTQQFINKDNGMLVPGLSANEHHNGASAAVKTKLAKKINVEGLAMFINEILVNSFNDTSFLNMEDPIRNEFSFDNGDRAVTDLPRSAHFLSDTGLEGINFSGLNDSHQTVSTLNLLRYGENHSSKHKNGGKGQGFAEKYQLSLKYVTIAKLFFTNVKENYIHCHMLDKMASDFHTLENHLKGNS from the coding sequence ATGGCTAACGTAGAAAAACCAAACGATTGTTCAGGCTTTCCCGTTGTTGACTTGAATTCGTGCTTTTCTAACGGCTTCAATAATGAGAAACAAGAAATAGAAATGGAAACGGATGATTCACCGATTTTATTAATGTCATCATCAGCTTCCAGAGAAAACTCAAACACTTTCTCTGTGATACAGAGGACGCCAGATGGAAAGATCATTACcacaaataataatatgAACTCCAAGATTAACAAGCAACTGGACAAGTTGCCCGAAAATTTAAGGCTTAATGGTAGAACCCCCAGTGGGAAACTAAGGTCATTTGTTTGCGAGGTTTGTACGAGAGCGTTCGCAAGACAAGAGCACTTGAAAAGACATTACAGATCGCATACAAATGAAAAACCTTATCCCTGTGGCCTCTGCAACAGATGCTTTACTAGGAGGGACTTACTGATCAGGCATGCTCAAAAAATCCATAGTGGTAATTTAGGGGAAACGATTTCCCATACCAAGAAAGTGTCGAGAACTATAACTAAAGCTCGGAAAAATTCTGCATCCTCAGTCAAGTTTCAAACTCCAACCTATGGTACTCCAGATAAtggtaattttttgaatcgCACTACTGCCaatacaagaagaaaagcaagCCCTGAAGCTAATGTTAAACGTAAgtacttgaaaaaactgACGCGCAGGGCTTCATTTAGCGCACAATCAGCATCCAGCTATGCTTTGCCCGACCAATCTTCGCTAGAACAACATCCAAAGGATCGTGTTAAATTTTCTACGCCTGAATTAGTTCCACTTGACTTGAAGAATCCTGAACTTGACTCTTCGTTTGACCTGAATATGAATCTAGATTTAAACCTAAATCTAGATTCCAATTTCAATATAGCATTAAACCGTTCTGATTCTTCTGGATCAACAATGAATTTGGATTATAAATTGCCCGAATCAGCAAATAACTACACATATTCTTCCGGCTCACCAACCCGCGCATATGTCGGCGCTAACACGAATTCTAAGAACGCTTCATTTAATGACGCAGACTTATTGTCGTCGTCGTACTGGATAAAAGCCTATAATGATCATTTGTTTTCAGTATCTGAAAGTGATGAAACTTCTCCAATGAACTCTGAATTAAACGACACTAAATTAATCGTCCCAGATTTTAAATCGACTATACATCATTTGAAGGATTCAAGGTCCTCCTCTTGGACTGTTGCTATAGataataatagcaataacaataagGTATCAGACAACCAACCTGATTTCGTCGATTTTCAAGAACTGCTGGATAATGATACTTTAGGTAATGATTTGTTAGAGACCACTGCCGttttaaaagaatttgaacTTTTACATGATGATAGCGTAAGTGCTACCGCCACGTCAAATGAGATTGACCTTTCCCATTTGAACCTATCAAACTCTCCAATTTCTCCTCATAAGTTAATTTATAAGAATAAAGAGGGGACCAATGACGATATGTTGATTTCTTTCGGACTCGATCATCCTTCCAATCGCGAAGATGATCTGGATAAGCTATGTAATATGACCAGAGATGTTCAAGCCATATTCAGTCAATATTTGAAAGGAGAAGAGTCTAAACGATCCCTGGAAGACTTTTTATCAACGTCAAACAGGAAAGAAAAGCCAGATAGCGGCAACTATACTTTTTATGGGTTAGATTGTTTAACGTTATCGAAAATATCAAGAGCTCTGCCGGCCTCCACTGTGAACAACAATCAGCCATCGCATTCCATAGAATCAAAGCTATTTAATGAACCAATGAGAAATATGTGCATTAAAGTGCTTAGATACTATGAAAAGTTCAGTCATGATAGTAGTGAGAGTGTCATGGACTCTAATCCAAACTTGCTGTCCAAAGAATTGTTAATGCCAGCTGTGAGTGAATTGAACGAATATTTAGATCTTTTCAAGAATAATTTCCTTCCCCATTTCCCTATTATTCACCCAAGCTTGCTTGATTTGGATTTGGATAGCTTGCAACGATATACTAATGAGGATGGGTATGATGACGCTGAAAACGCGCAGTTGTTTGATCGATTAAGTCAAGGGACAGATAAAGAATATGATTACGAGCACTATCAAATCTTGTCCATTTCGAAAATCGTTTGTTTACCCTTATTTATGGCCACATTTGGTTCTTTGCATAAGTTCGGTTACAAATCTCAAACAATAGAATTGTATGAGATGAGTAGAAGAATTCTacattcttttttggaGACTAAAAGAAGGTGTCGCAGTACAACAGTAAATGACAGTTATCAGAACATTTGGTTGATGCAATCCCTAATATTGAGCTTCATGTTCGCTCTAGTTGCTGATTATTTGGAGAAAATTGACTCCTCTTTGATGAAAAGGCAATTGTCCGCATTATGTTCAACGATCAGATCAAACTGTTTACCGACAATTTCTGCAAATTCTGAGAAGAGtatcaataataacaatgaaCCTTTAACATTTGGTTCTCCTCTTCAATACATCATTTTTGAGTCAAAAATTAGATGCACCTTAATGGCTTATGATTTTTGTCAGTTCTTGAAATGTTTCTTCCATATTAAATTCGATTTGTctataaaggaaaaagatgTTGAAACCATTTATATTCCCGACAATGAGTCAAAATGGGCCAGTGAATCGATAATATGTAATGGGCATGTTGTgcaaaagcaaaatttttatgaTTTTAGAAACTTTTATTACAGTTTCACGTATGGACACTTACACTCAATACCAGAATTTTTAGGGTCATCTATGATTTATTATGAATACGATTTAAGAAAAGGAACCAAATCACATGTGTTTTTGGATCGAATCGATACGAAAAGGCTAGAGAGGAGTCTTGACACTTCTTCCTATGGCAATGATAATATGGCAGCAaccaataaaaatattgcgATCTTAATTGATGACACcataattttgaaaaataatttaaTGTCAATGAGATTCATCAAACAGATTGATCGCTCGTTTACTGAGAAGGTTAGAAAAGGACAAATAGCAAAGATATATGATTCCTTTTTGAACTCTGTGAGgttgaattttttgaagaattattCAGTTGAAGTATTGTGTGAATTTTTAGTAGCGTTGAACTTTTCAATCCGTAATATTTCGTCTTTATAcgtagaagaagaaagtgaTTGCTCCCAAAGAATGAATTCTCCAGAGCTGCCAAGGATCCACCTGAATAATCAAGCGCTTTCTGTCTTCAATTTACAAGGCTATTACTATTGCTTCATCctaattatcaaatttttattggATTTTGAAGCAACTCCAAATTTTAAGTTACTGAGAATTTTTATTGAGTTGAGAAGCCTTGCGAATTCTATTTTACTTCCCACACTTTCAAGATTGTATCCGCAAGAGTTTTCTGGATTTCCTGATGTTGTATTTACGCAACAATTTATAAATAAAGATAATGGTATGCTTGTCCCTGGTTTATCCGCAAATGAACACCATAATGGTGCAAGTGCAGCTGTTAAGACTAAGTTAGCCAAAAAGATCAATGTTGAAGGGCTTGCAATGTTTATTAATGAAATCCTAGTTAACTCTTTTAACGATACctcttttttgaatatggAGGATCCTATTCGAAATGaattttcctttgataATGGGGACAGGGCAGTGACAGACTTGCCTCGTTCAGCACATTTCCTATCGGATACCGGCCTAGAAGGTATTAACTTCAGCGGCTTAAATGATTCGCATCAAACTGTTTCTACTTTGAATCTTTTACGTTACGGGGAAAATCATTCAtcaaaacataaaaatggTGGAAAGGGGCAAGGATTTGCCGAAAAGTACCAATTATCTCTGAAATATGTTACTATTGCCAAGTTATTTTTCACCAAtgttaaagaaaactaCATTCATTGTCACATGTTAGATAAGATGGCAAGTGATTTCCACACTTTGGAAAATCATCTAAAGGGAAACAGTTGA
- the RAD9 gene encoding chromatin-binding protein RAD9 (DNA damage-dependent checkpoint protein; required for cell-cycle arrest in G1/S, intra-S, and G2/M, plays a role in postreplication repair (PRR) pathway; transmits checkpoint signal by activating Rad53p and Chk1p; protects double-strand breaks from premature resection; multiple cyclin dependent kinase consensus sites and the C-terminal BRCT domain contribute to DNA damage checkpoint activation; Rad9p Chk1 Activating Domain (CAD) is phosphorylated at multiple sites by Cdc28p/Clb2p) translates to MSGQLVQWKSSPDRVTQSAIKEALHSPLADGDMNEMNVPVDPLENKVNSTNIIEGSPKANPNPVKFMNTSEIFQKSLGLLDESPRHDDELNIEVGDNDRPNANILHNERTPDLDRIANFFKSNRTPGKENLLTKYQSSDLEDTPLMLRKKMTFQTPTDPLEQKTFKKLKSDTGFCYYGEQNDGEENASLEVTEADATFVQMAERSADNYDCALEGIVTPKRYKDELSKSGGMQDERVQKTQIMISAESPNSISSYDKNKITGNGRTTRNVNKVFNNNEDNIGAIEEKNPVKKKSENYSSDDLRERNNQIIQSNESEEINELEKNLNVSGRENDVNNLDIDINSAVSGTPSRNNAEEEMYSSESVNNREPSKKWIFRYSKDKTENNSNRSTQIVNNPRTQEMPLDSISIDTQPLSKSFNTETNNELETQIIVSSLSQGISAQKGPVFHSTGQTEEIKTQIINSPEQNALNATFETPVTLSRINFEPILEVPETSSPSKNTMSKPSNSSPIPKEKDTFNIHEREVETNNVFSNDIQNSSNAATRDDIIIAGSSDFNEQKEITDRIYLQLSGKQISDSGSDETERMSPNELDTKKESTIMSEVELTQELPEVEEQQDLQTSPKKLVVEEETLMEIKKSKGNSLQLHDDNKECNSDKQDGTESLDVALIEHESKGQSSELQKNLMQLFPSESQEIIQNRRTIKRRQKDTIEIGEEEENRSTKTSPTKHLKRNSDLDAASIKREPSCSITIQTGETGSGKDSKEQSYVFPEGIRTADNSFLSKDDIIFGNAVWCQYTWNYKFYPGILLEVDTNQDGCWIYFETGRSLTKDEDIYYLDIRIGDAVTFDGNEYVVVGLECRSHDLNIIRCIRGYDTVHLKKKNASGLLGKRTLIKALSSISLDLSEWAKRAKIILEDNEKNKGDAYRYLRHPIRGRKSMTNVLSPKKHTDDEKDINTHTEVYNNEIESSSEKKEIVKKDSRDALAEHAGAPSLLFSSGEIRTGNVFDKCIFVLTSLFENREELRQTIESQGGTVIESGFSTLFNFTHPLAKSLVNKGNTDNIRELALKLAWKPHSLFADCRFACLITKRHLRSLKYLETLALGWPTLHWKFISACIEKKRIVPHLIYQYLLPSGESFRLSLDSPSKGGIIKSNNIFSFYTQFLRGSNLRDQICGVKKMLNDYIVIVWGRSELDSFVKFAFACLSAGRMLTIDLPNIDVDDTEPLLNALDSLVPRIGSELSNRKLKFLIYANENNGKSQMKLLERLRSQISLKFKKFNYIFHTESKEWLIQTIINEDTGFHDDITDNDIYNTISEVR, encoded by the coding sequence ATGTCAGGCCAGTTAGTTCAATGGAAAAGCTCTCCAGATCGAGTCACCCAAAGCGCTATAAAGGAAGCACTGCATTCTCCCTTGGCTGATGGCGACATGAACGAAATGAATGTTCCCGTTGATCCGTTGGAAAACAAGGTAAATAGCACAAACATAATCGAAGGAAGTCCCAAAGCAAATCCAAATCCTGTCAAGTTTATGAATACAAGTgagatatttcaaaaatctcTGGGATTACTTGACGAGAGTCCAAGACATGATGATGAGTTAAATATTGAAGTAGGAGATAATGATCGACCAAATGCTAACATATTGCATAATGAAAGGACTCCTGACCTTGACCGAATTGctaactttttcaaaagcaaTCGAACCCCTggtaaagaaaatcttttgacCAAATATCAAAGCTCCGATCTGGAAGACACTCCTCTGAtgttaagaaaaaaaatgactttTCAAACTCCAACTGATCCATTGGAACAGAAAACCTTCAAAAAGTTGAAGTCAGATACTGGGTTTTGCTATTATGGAGAGCAGAATGatggagaagaaaatgcGTCATTAGAAGTTACAGAGGCGGATGCCACTTTTGTACAGATGGCTGAACGTTCTGCTGATAATTATGACTGTGCATTGGAAGGAATTGTTACACCTAAAAGATATAAAGACGAATTAAGTAAAAGTGGAGGAATGCAAGATGAACGAGTTCAAAAAACTCAAATCATGATATCAGCAGAATCACCTAATTCGATAAGCTCTTATGACAAGAACAAAATTACCGGGAATGGCCGGACCACAAGAAATGTAAACAAGGTTTTTAACAATAACGAAGATAACATAGGAGCTATCgaggaaaaaaatccagtaaaaaagaaaagtgagAACTATTCATCAGATGATCTCAGAGAACGGAACAATCAAATAATACAAAGTAATGAATCAGAGGAGATTAAcgaattggaaaagaatCTGAATGTTTCGGGTAGAGAGAATGACGTGAACAATTTAGATATCGATATTAATAGTGCTGTGTCTGGCACCCCTTCACGCAACAATGcggaagaagaaatgtATTCCAGTGAGAGTGTAAACAATCGGGAACCATCCAAGAAGTGGATATTCCGATACTCAAAAGACAAAACGGAAAATAATAGCAATAGATCTACGCAAATAGTCAATAATCCAAGAACACAGGAAATGCCTTTAGATAGTATTTCAATCGATACGCAACCCTTATCTAAAAGTTTCAATACCGAAACAAATAATGAATTAGAGACACAGATAATTGTTTCATCGCTTTCCCAAGGCATATCTGCTCAGAAGGGACCTGTTTTTCATTCTACTGGCCAgacagaagaaataaaaacccaaataataaattctCCTGAACAAAATGCTTTGAATGCAACCTTTGAAACTCCCGTTACTCTTTCTCGGATTAATTTTGAACCCATATTGGAAGTTCCTGAGACTAGTTCACCATCTAAGAATACGATGTCAAAACCCTCGAATTCTTCACCTATTCCGAAGGAAAAAGATACATTTAATATACACGAGAGAGAAGTAGAGACAAACAATGTTTTTTCAAACGATATacaaaattcttcaaatgcaGCTACCAGAGATGACATTATCATAGCCGGTTCATCTGATTTCAACgaacaaaaggaaataaCCGATAGAATATACTTACAACTTTCAGGAAAGCAAATATCTGATTCAGGAAGTGATGAAACAGAACGTATGTCCCCAAATGAGCTTGATAcgaaaaaggaaagtaCAATCATGAGCGAGGTTGAACTAACCCAAGAACTGCCTGAAGTTGAAGAGCAGCAAGATCTTCAAACGTCTCCAAAAAAGCTGGTAGTCGAGGAAGAAACTTTAATggagataaaaaaaagcaaggGGAACTCACTTCAGCTtcatgatgataataaagAATGCAATTCAGATAAACAAGATGGCACAGAGTCTTTGGATGTAGCTTTGATTGAACACGAAAGCAAAGGACAGAGCTCAGAACTTCAGAAAAACCTCATGCAATTATTTCCAAGTGAGTCACAGGAGATTATTCAGAACCGAAGAACAATAAAGCGACGTCAAAAAGATACAATAGAGATCGGTGAAGAGGAGGAGAACAGAAGCACTAAGACATCACCGACAAAACAcctcaaaagaaattcagATTTGGATGCTGCTTCTATCAAAAGGGAACCGTCTTGCAGCATTACCATACAAACAGGGGAGACAGGTTCGGGCAAAGACTCTAAAGAACAGTCTTACGTGTTTCCTGAAGGTATTAGAACGGCAGATAATAGTTTCTTATCGAAAGACGACataatttttggaaatgcGGTATGGTGTCAGTATACGTGGAATTACAAATTTTATCCGGGTATTTTATTGGAAGTTGACACTAATCAAGATGGCTGTTGGATTTATTTCGAAACAGGAAGATCGCTAACCAAAGATGAGGACATCTACTACTTAGATATTAGAATAGGGGATGCTGTTACCTTTGATGGAAATGAGTACGTAGTCGTTGGTCTAGAATGTCGTAGCCATGATCTCAACATAATAAGATGTATTCGAGGATATGATACGgttcatttgaaaaaaaaaaatgcaagcGGATTGTTGGGGAAAAGGACGTTAATTAAAGCACTAAGCTCGATCAGTCTTGACCTAAGCGAGTGGGCTAAAAGAGCGAAGATCatattagaagataatgagaaaaataaaggcGACGCGTATAGGTACTTGAGACATCCCATTAGGGGAAGGAAATCAATGACCAATGTTCTGTCTCCGAAGAAACATACTGATGACGAAAAGGACATAAATACGCATACTGAAGTGTACAATAACGAAATAGAATCGAGCTCcgaaaagaaggaaattgttAAAAAGGATTCTAGAGACGCATTAGCTGAACATGCAGGAGCGCCAAGCctgcttttttcttctggtGAAATCAGAACAGGGAATGTATTTGATAAAtgtatttttgttttgacAAGCCTATTCGAAAATAGAGAGGAACTTCGACAGACCATTGAATCGCAAGGCGGCACTGTAATTGAGTCAGGATTTTCCACTTTATTTAACTTCACTCATCCGCTAGCTAAATCTTTAGTCAATAAAGGTAATACAGATAATATTCGAGAATTGGCCTTGAAGCTAGCCTGGAAACCTCATTCCCTATTTGCAGACTGCAGATTTGCTTGCCTAATCACAAAACGGCATTTAAGAAGCTTAAAGTACTTAGAAACTTTGGCGTTGGGGTGGCCTACACTACACTGGAAATTCATAAGTGCATgcattgaaaagaaaagaatagtACCACATTTAATATACCAATACCTATTACCTTCGGGTGAAAGTTTTCGGTTATCGTTAGATTCTCCATCAAAGGGAGGAATCATTAAATCcaacaatattttttcattttatacACAATTCTTACGCGGATCTAATTTAAGAGATCAGATATGTGGagtgaagaaaatgttaaATGACTacattgttattgtttggGGTAGATCTGAGTTGGACAGTTTTGTCAAATTTGCTTTTGCATGTTTGAGCGCAGGTAGAATGCTTACAATTGATTTACCCAATATTGATGTAGATGATACAGAGCCATTGTTAAATGCCTTAGATTCTTTAGTACCCAGAATAGGATCAGAATTATCTAATCGAAAGTTAAAGTTTCTCATATATGCTAACGAAAATAATGGTAAATCTCAGATGAAGCTTCTCGAAAGATTGAGAAGTCAAATATCACTGAAATTTAAGAAATTTAATTACATATTTCACACTGAATCTAAAGAATGGCTAATTCAGACAATAATTAACGAGGACACTGGTTTTCACGATGATATTACGGACAATGATATATACAACACTATTTCTGAGGTTAGATga
- the SPR28 gene encoding septin SPR28 (Sporulation-specific homolog of the CDC3/10/11/12 family of genes; meiotic septin expressed at high levels during meiotic divisions and ascospore formation; the yeast CDC3/10/11/12 family is a family of bud neck microfilament genes) translates to MFPMKDHSALEQHTLSRDELRRRKGYKKGLQLSILLLGEKGSGKSTFLNNLCGQDISLSDGDYDDDDDKVTNNVTPENGNAIEDIDPGYKTAHLSPGLKLVTRRVYLNDELGVPITLDIILFPGCGDNVDNSQSSVVIKNYLDQQFANVLKEEVRIKRNTKETDGRPHVCLYFLKSTPRGVKKFDIELMKTICDKVNLIPIIPKADGLTETELNLHKDIVRQEISQNNIRVFDFKSDTLGETLALYDMDIDSSSAKSKYDNDTKIKEISPFAIVCSKTFNKNSENRVEHIRTYEWGSLVVEDQNTSDFIYLKAILLGSHLQELKDVTNNVLYENYRAKVLTEKKNNYDIPNYSYIDETSRGSVSNVSTRRNSASRTLGNPDTNDENAYQIHKEIDEKNRIIEDYQRKIDLLEKMLAAPHQNKV, encoded by the coding sequence ATGTTCCCAATGAAAGATCACTCAGCTCTTGAACAACATACTCTCAGCAGAGATGAGTTAAGACGTCGCAAGGGTTACAAGAAAGGACTGCAGTTGTCAATTTTGTTACTTGGAGAAAAAGGCAGCGGCAAATCAACGTTTTTAAACAATCTGTGCGGTCAGGATATATCGCTTTCTGATGGGGattatgatgatgatgatgataaagtGACAAATAATGTAACACCAGAAAATGGAAACGCCATCGAAGATATAGATCCTGGATATAAAACAGCCCATTTGAGTCCTGGGCTGAAGCTTGTCACCAGAAGAGTGTATTTGAACGATGAACTAGGCGTACCCATAACATTAGATATCATATTGTTTCCAGGCTGCGGTGACAATGTCGACAATTCACAAAGCTCTGTTGTTATAAAAAACTACTTAGACCAACAGTTTGCAAATGTTTTAAAAGAAGAGGTCAGAATAAAGAGAAACACAAAAGAAACTGATGGGAGGCCTCATGTTTGTTTATACTTTCTGAAGAGTACTCCAAGAGGagtcaaaaaatttgatattGAGTTAATGAAAACGATTTGTGATAAAGTTAATTTAATTCCCATTATTCCAAAAGCCGATGGTCTCACAGAAACTGAATTAAATTTACACAAAGACATTGTGCGCCAAGAAATCTCTCAGAACAATATACGtgtttttgattttaaaaGTGACACCCTAGGCGAAACATTAGCTCTGTACGATATGGACATCGATTCCAGTTCAGCAAAATCCAAATACGATAATGACACGAAGATCAAGGAAATATCGCCATTTGCCATTGTTTGCAGCAAAacttttaataaaaattcgGAAAATAGGGTTGAGCATATCAGAACGTACGAATGGGGTAGCTTGGTGGTCGAAGACCAAAACACCTCCGATTTTATATACTTAAAAGCAATACTGTTAGGTTCTCACCTTCAGGAATTAAAAGATGTAACAAACAACGTATTGTATGAAAATTATAGGGCTAAAGTGTTAActgagaagaaaaacaacTATGATATTCCAAACTATAGCTATATCGACGAAACCTCAAGGGGAAGTGTCAGCAATGTTTCCACCAGAAGAAATAGTGCAAGTAGAACACTTGGGAATCCAGATACAAACGATGAAAATGCTTATCAAATACACAAAGAAATAGACGAAAAAAACAGAATTATTGAAGACTATCAAAGGAAGATTGATTTATTGGAGAAAATGTTGGCAGCTCCCCATCAAAATAAGGTCTAA